One Lolium rigidum isolate FL_2022 unplaced genomic scaffold, APGP_CSIRO_Lrig_0.1 contig_1705_1, whole genome shotgun sequence DNA segment encodes these proteins:
- the LOC124680440 gene encoding LOW QUALITY PROTEIN: ubiquinone biosynthesis monooxygenase COQ6, mitochondrial-like (The sequence of the model RefSeq protein was modified relative to this genomic sequence to represent the inferred CDS: inserted 1 base in 1 codon) produces MAPTPARATAAAHALLRRTRCSAAANRIRPAARDFSSAPAGAAEPQGAPANVAGVKPGDDELDVAIVGGGMVGLAVACALSNMPLTKHLRVAIIDSNPALKSRGYLKKDGVPDSRVSTVTPATISFFRDIGAWEHILQQRHAFFGKMQVWDYTGLGYTRYNARDVCKEYLGCVVENKVLCNSLLLRLQEQKEDIQKMIYPTRLLSLAFPSKSRQGTAGLKSPSTEADSTSHTSEALRRSNLVKLDLSDGQTXYSKLVIGADGSKSNVRQTAGIKTSGWSYPQSAIICTVEHIAENDTAWQRFLPSGPIALLPVGDNFSNIVWTMSPEEASHHKSTSPEEFLKSVNHALDFGHGPHPNSSSLDRYMERLFSGIGDTAASTQECFEVPPKAIGLISDRMAFPLSLMHSHDYVSKGLALVGDAAHTVHPLAGQGVNLGFGDAAALANVISEGVSVGADIGDLSLLSRYEKDRKAANVAMAAVLDGFQKMYSVDFGPLNVLRAAAFHGAQFISPLKKNIISYAMGDSKSPLF; encoded by the exons ATGGCGCCGACGCCGgcgcgcgccaccgccgccgcccacgccctgCTACGGAGAACAAG ATGCTCGGCGGCGGCAAATCGGATCCGGCCGGCCGCGAGGGACTTCTCCAGCGCGCCTGCGGGGGCAGCCGAGCCGCAG GGTGCCCCGGCGAACGTTGCTGGCGTGAAACCTGGGGATGACGAGCTCGACGTGGCCATCGTCGGCGGAGGCATGGTGGGCTTGGCCGTTGCTTGTGCACTCT CCAATATGCCATTGACCAAACATCTGCGGGTCGCCATCATCGATAGCAATCCTGCGCTGAAGTCGAGAGGTTATCTGAAGAAAGATGGTGTACCTGATTCAAGGGTCAGCACTGTTACACCTGCAACCATTTCCTTCTTCAGAG ATATTGGTGCGTGGGAGCATATTCTACAGCAAAGACACGCTTTCTTTGGCAAAATGCAG GTATGGGATTACACTGGACTAGGATACACAAGGTACAATGCAAGAGATGTgtgcaaagaatatcttgg ATGTGTGGTGGAGAACAAGGTGCTTTGCAACTCACTTTTGTTACGTTTACAG GAGCAAAAGGAAGACATTCAAAAGATGATCTACCCTACCCGATTGCTATCTCTTGCTTTCCCGTCAAAGAGCAGACAAGGAACAGCAGGGCTGAAGTCACCATCAACTGAGGCAGATTCCACCAGTCATACTTCAGAGGCATTACGTCGTAGTAATTTGGTTAAACTTGACCTAAGCGATGGGCAGA TATATTCAAAGTTGGTG ATAGGAGCTGATGGCTCCAAGTCCAATGTAAGGCAGACTGCGGGCATAAAAACATCTGGGTGGAGTTATCCTCAGAGTGCGATTATATGTACAGTGGAGCATATTGCAGAGAATGACACTGCATGgcagaggtttctcccttctggtCCAATTGCCCTACTTCCAGTAGGTGACAACTTCAGCAATATAGTGTGGACAATGAGCCCAGAGGAGGCATCACACCATAAGTCCACCAGCCCTGAAGAATTTCTGAAATCGGTGAACCATGCATTGGATTTTGGTCATGGTCCTCATCCCAACTCTAGTAGCCTTGACCGTTACATGGAAAGGTTGTTTTCTGGCATTGGAGATACTGCAGCATCTACACAAGAATGCTTTGAAGTGCCACCAAAAGCAATTGGGTTGATCTCCGATAGAATGGCGTTTCCACTGTCACTGATGCATTCCCACGATTATGTTTCAAAGGGGCTAGCGCTAGTTGGTGATGCTGCCCATACAGTCCACCCCTTGGCTGGGCAAGGTGTCAACTTGGGTTTTGGAGACGCAGCTGCCTTAGCAAACGTTATTTCTGAAGGTGTTTCTGTTGGTGCTGATATTGGAGAC CTATCTTTGCTAAGTCGGTACGAGAAGGACAGGAAGGCTGCGAACGTTGCGATGGCAGCAGTGCTAGATGGCTTCCAGAAGATGTACTCCGTCGACTTCGGGCCCCTCAACGTCCTGAGAGCCGCCGCATTCCATGGTGCCCAGTTCATATCACCTCTGAAGAAGAACATCATCTCTTACGCAATGGGTGACAGCAAATCGCCTCTGTTTTAG